Proteins from a single region of Hermetia illucens chromosome 3, iHerIll2.2.curated.20191125, whole genome shotgun sequence:
- the LOC119651838 gene encoding tubulin glycylase 3A-like: MANKNQTKKLNSKSSKIATPNINLSQIAQTVPRKLIEKQLSNQKKPLLENASKPGSSDSSISEVKSDRYYNVITPARFKILQKKAEASIKTGKTFLMRARWPIVRKTFQARGWVELYESHYNPYPTGISKLTYYDLVRNLPVRQADETLPNYTTRCERYILSRLIEHMPVSFTWSWVPNKPDFDHQLRHSNMIVNKLIVSPFVSNEGLARDLRQNLPWLSEENVLEVNVPRSYSTTDPEQMEEFLQNFRNTACISFLKYVIEKTTQTSQKILFTDHPATEIPYSALEFALQRCYELLNYFKHNDIDSDQRPLITDRDWDRFFGYYYALTLNKAQIRKDKIQSVDSILRNAKMVLEGIKPYWPQYNLDGYLNIWILKPADNMCGQGIHISNNLKKIKEFISTKSKTHKRMIVQKYIERPFTIYDTKFDLRQFFLITNVYPLVLWIYNESYIRFSSKPFKLEDFHESIHLTNNAIQRKYKVDPKRDTRLPRQNMWDRYTFQAYLRQIGKGNIWESSIYPQIKQAIIGTVLASQSGMIQRNNTFQLYGADFILCEDLKPWIIEINGCPNLYLTTNVTSRIVPQCVEDIFKVVVDRKSDPTADTGNFELIYSQSIPPVITKGDKKLFIAGKQLLSPTMQVRREMYQQLIPRSFPPDPRGFLPLSTTAKPITRRDEAVDPNIRDHFEDNTSVDINVTATEKLEEIKQNLKKITQGS, translated from the exons ATGGCCAacaaaaatcaaaccaaaaaatTGAATTCCAAAAGTTCCAAAATTGCtactccaaatataaatttatcaCAAATAGCTCAAACGGTACCCAGAAAATTAATCGAAAAACAACTATCAAATCAGAAGAAACCACTATTAGAAAATGCTAGCAAGCCGGGTTCCAGTGACTCAAGTATTTCGGAAGTAAAGAGTGATCGCTACTACAATGTGATTACACCAGCTCGGTTCAAAATTCTGCAGAAAAAGGCCGAAGCCTCCATAAAAACTGGTAAAACATTTTTAATGCGTGctcgttggcccattgtacgaAAAACATTCCAGGCGAGGGGTTGGGTCGAACTGTATGAAAGTCACTACAACCCTTATCCTACGGGCATATCAAAATTAACATATTACGATTTGGTAAGAAATCTCCCAGTACGTCAAGCTGACGAGACGCTTCCTAATTACACAACGCGATGCGAACGTTATATTTTGTCGCGGTTGATAGAGCACATGCCAGTTAGTTTCACCTGGTCCTGGGTGCCGAATAAACCCGATTTTGACCACCAGTTGCGTCATTCGAACATGATTGTCAATAAACTAATTGTATCACCATTCGTCAGCAATGAAGGCCTTGCACGTGACCTTCGGCAAAATCTTCCTTGGCTAAGTGAGGAAAACGTTCTAGAAGTTAATGTCCCTCGCAGCTATAGTACCACAGACCCCGAACAAATGGAGGAGTTTCTACAAAATTTCCGTAACACAGCTTGCATAAGCTTTTTGAAATATGTAATTGAGAAAACGACTCAAACCAGCCAAAAGATCTTGTTCACTGACCATCCAGCTACAGAGATCCCGTACTCCGCTTTAGAGTTTGCTTTGCAAAGGTGCTATGAGCTACTGAATTATTTCAAGCacaacgacatcgattccgatCAGCGCCCACTTATTACTGATCGTGATTGGGATCGATTCTTTGGGTACTACTACGCCCTCACGTTAAACAAGGCTCAAATCCGCAAGGATAAAATACAATCTGTTGATTCTATTTTGAGAAATGCCAAAATGGTCCTAGAAGGTATTAAACCTTACTGGCCACAATACAATTTGGACGGTTACCTAAATATTTGGATTCTAAAGCCAGCGGATAATATGTGTGGACAGGGAATCCATATCAGCAAcaatctcaaaaaaataaaagagttcATTAGCACAAAATCCAAGACGCACAAAAGAATGATTGTTCAGAAATATATCG AACGCCCATTTACAATCTACGATACAAAATTCGATCTAAGGCAGTTTTTCCTAATTACCAACGTCTATCCCTTAGTCCTTTGGATATACAATGAAAGTTATATTCGGTTTAGTTCGAAACCTTTTAAACTTGAAGACTTTCATGAATCGATTCATCTCACCAACAATGCCATTCAACGAAAATACAAAGTTGACCCCAAACGAGATACACGCCTGCCCCGACAAAACATGTGGGATCGTTACACCTTTCAGGCATACCTTCGGCAGATCGGCAAAGGAAACATTTGGGAATCCAGTATATATCCGCAAATCAAACAAGCCATAATTGGGACTGTGCTAGCCTCACAGTCGGGGATGATTCAGCGcaacaatacctttcagctttaCGGGgcagattttattttatgcGAAGATCTGAAACCCTGGATTATTGAGATCAACGGATGCCCCAATCTATATCTAACCACAAATGTTACCAGCAGAATAGTTCCACAATGCGTCGAAGATATTTTCAAAG TGGTCGTCGATCGTAAGTCCGATCCTACGGCTGACACGGGAAACTTCGAATTAATCTACAGTCAAAGTATCCCACCAGTAATTACAAAGGGAGATAAGAAACTATTCATAGCGGGCAAACAACTATTAAGTCCCACCATGCAAGTTCGTCGGGAAATGTATCAACAGCTCATTCCACGATCATTTCCACCAGATCCTAGAGGGTTCCTTCCCTTGTCAACTACGGCGAAACCAATTACCCGACGGGATGAAGCTGTGGATCCGAACATCAGGGATCACTTTGAGGATAATACATCTGTGGATATTAATGTT ACTGCAACAGAAAAATTAGAAGAGATTAagcaaaatttgaagaaaatcacacAAGGGTCCTGA